A genome region from Macaca nemestrina isolate mMacNem1 chromosome 15, mMacNem.hap1, whole genome shotgun sequence includes the following:
- the LOC105496159 gene encoding DNA-binding protein inhibitor ID-1, protein MKVASGSTAAAAGPSCALKAGKTAGGAGEVVRCLSEQSVAISRCAGGAGARLPALLDEQQVNVLLYDMNGCYSRLKELVPTLPQNRKVSKVEILQHVIDYIRDLQLELNSESEVGTPGGRGLPVRAPLSTLNGEISALTAEAACVPTDDRILCR, encoded by the exons ATGAAAGTAGCCAGTGGCAGCACCGCCGCCGCCGCAGGCCCCAGCTGCGCGCTGAAGGCCGGCAAGACAGCGGGCGGCGCGGGCGAGGTGGTGCGCTGCCTGTCTGAGCAGAGCGTGGCCATCTCGCGCTGCGCCGGGGGCGCCGGGGCGCGCCTGCCTGCCCTGCTTGACGAGCAGCAGGTGAACGTGCTGCTCTACGACATGAACGGCTGCTACTCACGCCTCAAGGAGCTGGTGCCCACCCTGCCCCAGAACCGCAAAGTGAGCAAGGTGGAGATCCTCCAGCACGTCATTGACTACATCAGGGACCTGCAGTTGGAGCTGAATTCGGAATCCGAAGTCGGGACCCCCGGGGGCCGAGGGTTGCCGGTCCGGGCTCCACTAAGCACCCTCAACGGCGAGATCAGCGCCCTGACGGCCGAG GCGGCATGCGTTCCTACGGACGATCGCATCTTGTGTCGCTGA